Proteins from one Malaya genurostris strain Urasoe2022 chromosome 2, Malgen_1.1, whole genome shotgun sequence genomic window:
- the LOC131431762 gene encoding alpha-tocopherol transfer protein-like, which produces MAFDLGYDLDEALKREDLCVDDLQLLRTPPIEGVPLNMTDKQLACFLDACKKNVEQARKVIKIYYDARRDAPELFDERDPLSPKIQQCFENQDYFPLPPTPSGYSIVYHRLNNPKASNYNFDNAVKTYFMLLDSCLYTQGPRPGLICLFDMSNVGLTHLLRAKISTVRKFFHYLQEGLPAKLKAIHVLNAVSFFDKVLYIIKPFIHAEILKMLFLHPSNANLTQFYDEWIPRSCLPSDYGGELKSVAELHQEHVEKFRSLRPYYLAEENQRNGSSELIEETKAKMKSLEID; this is translated from the exons ATGGCATTCGACCTAGGATATGACCTTGATGAAGCGCTGAAGCGAGAAGACCTGTGCGTAGATGATCTGCAGTTACTGCGAACGCCACCCATCGAGGGTGTTCCGTTGAATATGACTGATAAGCAGCTGGCCTGTTTTCTGGAtgcgtgcaaaaaaaacgttgaaCAAGCGCGAAAAGTTATCAAAATTTACTACGATGCCCGACGGGACGCACCGGAGTTGTTTGATGAACGAGATCCTCTAAGTCCTAAGATTCAGCAGTGTTTTGAAAACCA AGATTACTTCCCACTTCCGCCAACACCCTCGGGCTATTCCATAGTTTACCACCGATTGAATAATCCAAAGGCTTCAAATTATAATTTTGACAATGCAGTTAAGACATACTTCATGCTGTTAGATTCGTGTTTGTACACACAAGGACCAAGGCCTGGCTTGATATGTCTTTTCGACATGAGCAATGTAGGATTGACACATTTGCTACGAGCTAAAATCAGTACGGTACGAAAGTTTTTCCACTACTTGCAAGAAGGGTTACCCGCGAAGCTGAAAGCTATCCATGTGTTGAATGCTGTTTCCTTCTTCGACAAAGTTCTGTACATTATCAAACCATTTATCCATGCCGAAATACTGAAAATG CTTTTTCTACATCCTTCTAACGCCAATTTAACACAGTTTTACGATGAGTGGATTCCTCGCAGCTGTCTGCCCTCGGACTACGGTGGAGAGCTGAAATCTGTTGCAGAATTGCACCAAGAGCACGTCGAAAAGTTCCGATCGCTTCGTCCCTACTATCTTGCTGAAGAGAACCAGCGGAACGGAAGCTCGGAGTTGATAGAAGAAACGAAAGCCAAAATGAAATCACTGGAAATAGATTAG